A region of Granulibacter bethesdensis DNA encodes the following proteins:
- a CDS encoding nickel-dependent hydrogenase large subunit, with amino-acid sequence MSSLDSLLQGADTEATHHDAATHTVARRLLTAPLWQELAASPQAGLLALWADQARCHALYRTAHGILPVATPIEGGRFPALSPFRPAAAWQERAIRDLWGYEAEHGVDSRPWLDHGRWPMSAPLSARPGPPLPPPEQAEWRMASPFASSFVSPRPDITLHERSIGPVHPLMREPAQLRLHLHGTIIRQAEWRLGYTHRGIPWLMRGKPLRDAIRIAARITGDAALAHGLAFARAAEAALRLEPPPRALLLRGLMNELERCTVHLYVLATTASAAGADTYAAKLSTWRERLLRAIQDAFGNRMMIDQLIPGGVLTDLLDGTALETVLQALGRTMPELIERYETAASLSGHGFCARLRGCAVLSGSDAVSLAVPGPAGRASGRPHDLRTTWQQAPHGTVHRLVLANGDADARMRVRLAEIQESLRLALLFLDSLPVGPIANPMPIGTGNASGEGYGGVESARGACWHWLRIEGGMVVSAHAADPSWRLIPAIEAALPGTDIDLLGVALASFALSPAGADL; translated from the coding sequence ATGAGTAGTCTGGACTCCCTGTTGCAGGGCGCCGACACCGAGGCCACCCACCATGATGCCGCCACCCATACCGTGGCACGGAGGCTACTGACCGCCCCGCTCTGGCAGGAACTTGCAGCCAGCCCCCAGGCCGGGTTGCTGGCGCTCTGGGCCGATCAGGCGCGCTGCCATGCCTTGTATCGCACCGCGCATGGCATCCTGCCGGTGGCAACCCCGATCGAAGGGGGGCGCTTCCCCGCGCTTTCCCCCTTCCGTCCCGCCGCGGCATGGCAGGAGCGGGCCATCCGCGATTTGTGGGGCTATGAGGCCGAGCACGGCGTGGATAGCCGCCCATGGCTCGATCACGGCAGATGGCCGATGAGTGCCCCGCTTTCCGCCCGGCCCGGACCGCCTTTGCCACCGCCCGAGCAGGCGGAGTGGCGGATGGCCTCGCCCTTTGCCTCCTCCTTTGTATCGCCCCGGCCCGATATCACGCTGCACGAGCGCAGCATTGGGCCTGTGCATCCATTGATGCGGGAGCCGGCACAGTTGCGCCTGCATCTGCATGGCACCATCATCCGGCAGGCGGAATGGCGGCTTGGCTATACTCATCGCGGTATCCCGTGGCTGATGCGCGGGAAACCCCTGCGGGACGCGATCAGGATCGCAGCCCGGATCACCGGCGATGCAGCGCTCGCCCACGGTCTGGCCTTCGCCCGTGCCGCCGAGGCCGCCTTGCGGCTGGAGCCGCCTCCCCGCGCCCTGCTGCTGCGTGGCCTGATGAATGAGCTGGAACGCTGTACCGTCCATCTGTATGTCCTCGCCACCACGGCCAGCGCCGCCGGCGCCGACACCTATGCCGCGAAACTGTCCACATGGCGGGAGCGTCTGTTGCGCGCCATTCAGGATGCGTTTGGCAACCGCATGATGATCGACCAGCTTATTCCTGGCGGGGTGCTGACCGATCTTCTGGACGGCACCGCACTGGAAACAGTCTTGCAGGCCCTCGGCCGGACCATGCCGGAGCTGATCGAACGCTATGAAACGGCTGCCAGCCTGAGTGGGCATGGATTCTGCGCCCGTCTCCGTGGCTGTGCTGTCCTGTCCGGATCGGATGCTGTTTCCCTCGCCGTACCTGGCCCCGCCGGACGCGCATCGGGCCGGCCCCATGATCTGCGCACCACCTGGCAACAGGCTCCGCATGGCACGGTGCACAGGCTGGTGCTGGCAAATGGCGACGCGGATGCCAGAATGCGGGTCCGTCTGGCCGAAATTCAGGAGAGCCTGCGGCTGGCACTGCTGTTTCTGGATTCCCTGCCGGTCGGACCGATTGCCAATCCCATGCCGATCGGCACAGGCAATGCCAGCGGAGAAGGTTATGGCGGGGTGGAATCGGCCCGTGGCGCATGCTGGCACTGGCTGCGCATCGAGGGCGGAATGGTGGTCTCCGCCCATGCGGCCGATCCATCATGGCGGCTGATTCCCGCTATTGAGGCCGCTCTGCCCGGCACGGACATTGATCTGCTGGGAGTGGCGCTGGCCTCTTTCGCGCTCTCGCCCGCCGGGGCTGATCTGTGA